The DNA region CTGTGCGCCATCGATCTGCGTCGAGTTGAGATAAGTGTTGGCGCCGGAGAGATTGACCTCGGCCGAGGAGCCCGCCTGCAGCGATCCGGCGGCGCCGGTCTGCTGACCGCCGACGAAACGGACCACCGAGGCGGCGTCGCCGCCGCTGATGTCGCCCCCTAGGTTGAGCGTGGCTCCCTGAGCGACGCCGGTGTTGATCTGAGCGATGACATCCACCTGCTCGGCCGACTTGATGGTGATATCACCATTAAAGTCTGCGCTGAAGCTGGCGATGGTGCTGGCGCCCTGCACGCCAAGGTTGCCGGCATAGAACTCGATCGGGTTGTCGATGACAATCGCCCCTCCGTCGACGTCGAGGAACGGACGGAGCACGCCGGTAGCGGTCGCCGCCACGTTGCCCAACTGCACAATGGTCGCGGTGTCCCCGAAGGCCTTGTTTGCCCGCACTTGCAACGCCGTGTTGCTGAGTATCGCACGCCCATTAAACGTACTGTCTAGGTTGGTGTTGTTCAGGATCTGCAGCCCGTCGGCGAAGGTCAGCTCGCCAGCGCCGGTTATCGGCCCGTTGTAGAATGCGTTGACATTGAAGCTGCGAAGGATGCGAGCGCCGTCGCCAGAGGTGACATTGATCTCATTCTTCACGATACGCTGGGCGACGGCTCCTGATGCAAGCCGTAGCTCCGACGCGGCAGTCGAGCCAGGCGTGCCCAGCGTGACGGCGCCAATGCCCAATGGGCCTCGCGTGAACGAAGCGTCAGTGGGGATCGTCGCGTTGACCACTAGCGACGAGTCAACGATGGTCAGCCCGCCGGAGAAAGCGCTGTTAGGGGGTGAGCCCCCGTTCATCGCAAAGCCTCCGCCGCCGGTCAGCACTAGCTCGCTACCGCCGTTGTCGTCGATGCGTTGGTTCAACTGAAAGCGGACCGTGGCGTTGTTGGTCATCGTGGTCGAGGCCGACAACAGCTGCATCTGGCCGGCCAACATCAGGGTGCCCGCCGCGTCTGCTCCGACCGTCACTCCGCCGGCGCCCAGCTTCCAGGCCGGGTTCGCTGCGTTGACCGTGATGTTGGCGTCGGCGCCGTCGGTGAATGTGATGGAGTTCACTGTAGCGGCTAGATCGGGCGTCGCGGTCCCGGTGGCCAGCGCGCCGAACACCACGTCATCGCCATCGGTGAAGCCCGCTACCTCATCGACCCAGTTGGCGTTGGCCGAGAACAGGTTTCCGGCGTCTCCTCCGTCCCACTCGACCGTGACAGCAGAGGCCGAGCGCGGCGAGAGGCTAATGAGCAGAACGATCCCAACACTCAACAACAGATTATGGCGACAAATTGACATCTCAACGTTCTCCGGATCGATAAGTGGAAGAGGTTACGGACATGGTGTCCGCAAGCTAGCTCACTCGGCGGGGGTTAGCTGGACAATAGAAAAATTCCAAGCGAACGAGTCGTAGCGGCTCGAACTGTTTGGCCCGATCGCGACGTAGATGGTGTCGCCCGATTCGAGGCCCGGCAGGTCTACGTCGAATGCGAGGTTGTTCGTGTCGTAGCCGGTTCCGCTGAACGCGGGGTCGTGGTGATCCACGTGCACCACCACGTCGATGCCGAACTCATTATCCCTGATAATCTCGTCAAAGCGGCGATCGTCCAGACGGCTCAGCCAGCTATCGACGATGGCGTAGTCGCCCGATTGGGGCACCGTGAATGCCGCGACTGGCCCGTGGTCGTACCGATCGACTTCGGCGGTCTTCGCGTCAGGGCCTGGGTGACCGCCGGTCTCGCGGAGGCACAGCGACTTGGCCGGGGGGGGCGCCGGGAACGGGCCCGAGCCGGCCGTCGTGTAGCCCCACTCGCCGTTCCAGCGCAGGTCTTGATAGTGGTCGGGATTACCCAGCGGTCCCCGCGCGTTCCACAGAAAGCGCCATGATGGGGCCGGGGTCCGCTGGTCGAGCTGGGTGGAGCGGAAGTCGCGGCGGAAGTTGGCGACAAGACGCGCCCCCTGAGATGCGCCCTGGGTCGCGACCCGACGCGTGAAGCTGTCGGGGTTGAGCTCGTTGTCCGCCCGCACCAGCTCCGTAGCGCTGGCTCGCAGCGCGGCGCCGGCCAGCAGCCGTTGATTCTGACCCGGTCGACCACGCGGGGCGACGATCACCTCGCCGTCGAAGACCACCACATCGCAGCCGCCGCCGTGCCGGGCGACCACGCCGAACTCCGTCCCGAGGTCGAGGATGCGGGCCTCCTCCGTGCGCACCGCAAAGCCGATCGCGTCGGGTGGAACCTTGGCGGACAGCCGGCCGGCGATCAGCAGCACCTCCATGTCGGAGACCAGCTCGAGCTCGGCCGGGCCCTCGATCACCAGTTGGGCTCCGCTGCGAAACGCCACGTCCGCCAACCCGGACGCCAGATTCATCTTGGCGCCGGCGCCGAAAGTGGTGCCACGAGCTAGGTCCTGAGGGCCGTCGCTCCACACGGCGTGGTCGTGGTTGTAGAGCACCGCGATGGTGTCGACCGTACGGGGCTCATCCGCCCGATCTTCGGAGGCAGTCGGCGACGCCTTTGGCGGATGCTCCCGCACGATCTGGGCCGCGACACGTTCAGAGGGCGCCCGCCATTGAGGGATCCAAACCGCCAACGTTAGCGCCGCGGCAAGCGCTGCAAGCCACACCCAGGGGCGAGACGCACGCGCAGCGGCTCTTTCCCAGGCCACCGGCTCCGCCCGCTCGACGGACGCTGTCGGCAGGCTCAGCAGGTCTCCAATCAACCGGCTGTTGGCCCGACGCGCCCGCATCGCGAAACGGATGTCTTCATCGACACACACCCGCTCGATGAACTCGGCGCGTGCGTCGGGCCCGGACAGCAGCAGCGCCTCCAGATCGGTGACTTCGCGGGGGGTAGCTTCTCCGGACAGGAACCGATCGGCCAGCAGCAACAGACGGTCGGGGTCGTGATTGAGTGGGTCGTGGCTCATGCTAAAAGGACTCCAACGAGAGCGAACGCCTGATGCAATCTTGGAGCAGGTCGCGGACCCGCTTGAGCGAGTTGTGAACGCTTTGTGGGCTGCGTTGGAGCGACCGGGCGATGTCCCGCACGGCGACGCTCTTGGAATAGCACTGCTCCAACAGTCCGCGGTCCATCTTCGACAGCTTGGCGACGCATCCCGCCAACGCCTCGCGGCGAGCGTCTCGATCGCCGTCGGACATTTGTTGCAGCGAAGCGACCATGAGCTCGTCCAGTTGATCGCTCAGCACCAGCCGATGCGTCCGGCGCTTCCGCAAGAAGTTTCGCGCTTCGAGCCGGGCGACGCCGCAGGCCCAACCGAAAAAATCCCGCGTGGCGTCGAACGCGTCGTACTTGCGCCACAAGACGATGCTGGTCTGCTGCAGCACGTCGTCCGCTTCGTCCATGTCCTGAACGATCATGTGGATGTAGCTGTAGAGGCGGACGTGGACTTGCTGCAAACGCTCGGCAAACTCGTGCTCCTTGCGGCCTTGGTTTTTTGAATGTTCTGGTTTCAGAGTGAAGACTCCCATTGGCGTTGCAGCGGGTCTGCAACTCGGACTCGCTAGTTGCCGCCTGGCCGCGCCGCCGGCCCCACTGCCCCGGGGGCCGGCGGCGCTAGTGATGCCCCCAACCTTCCGACGCTTGTTCAGCGCAACCTGCGGCGCGCCAGCACCGCCCCCGCCAGCGACAAGCCCAGCAGGCACGCAGCCGTCGGCTCTGGAACGGCAGAAGAGGAGGTTCCGATGAATCGAATCGCGTCGACCTGAAAGTTGTCGTTGCCCGAAGCGGTCGCTTCGTAGAACCCCAACCGAAGCTTGCCGGTGCCGCTGGCGCTCCACGCGGTCGCGGAATCCGTCGCGGTCAGGTTCTCGGAGGTTACGTCAATCGAGTAGGTGGTGATCGGGTCCGCCCCCGACTGCACGGTGATGGCGCCCCCGGGGAGGATCGCGGTCGTGTTGTCTGGCTTGCGGTACATGAAATCCCAATTGGTTCCGGCGCTGTTCGATGCACGGACATCGATCTCTACGCTCGTGATCGTGTAGGTCGCTCCGGCGGCGGCAAAGGCTAGGTCAACATCGAACCGAGTAGGCGCCCCAAAAGTCGATGCCGTGTGAAGATCGGGATTCGCCGCGGCGGCGCCGGTGGCGTCGTAGACCCAGGTAGAAGTTCCGCTCGCCCCCCCAACCGCCGAGAACGCCGTGGCCCCGAACGTGACTGCCGGGTCAACTACGGTGAACTGTGCGTCGGACGACGCAATGACGCCAACCGCCGAGCCGCCGGCGCCAGAAAAATCGACCTCAACCAGGATCGGGGCCGCATGGACGGGCCGCATCACAACCACGCAGATAGCGGCAGCTAGACCACAGGACAGCAACTTCATTAGACAACTCCCAGATGAAAGACCGCAGACAAGCTTCGGAACCGACGCCGGCCGAGCAGAAGAGCGGCGTGCAGTTACAGGTCGTCTGAAATCCTCAAGGATTCATCTGAAAACTGTGAAAACCTTCAAGGAAGCCGAGATACTGCCCGGCTCTGCCCAACAAACGCCGGGTCCCAAGCAGCACCAACCCTAGTGCGGCAAGTCGCAAATCCGGCGATTCTGGAACCGGGGCGCCGCCGACCGCGGCGAGAGAATCCCCATGGCGGAGCTTCTAGAACTCGTGGGCCTGCTGCTCAACCACCTCATTGGCGTCACCATCGGCTCCAGCGCCGGCCAAGTTCGGAGCATCCCCCAGCGCGTCACGCCACGTCGGGTAGTCGGCCGCATCGACGCGCCAGTCCCCGTTGTAGTGGCCGGGCAGCGAGGTAGATGCGAGCAGTCGCACCTCGAAGTTATCGATCGGCGCAAAGAACTCCTTGCCGCTGTCCGCTGCCGATCCGCCTACATGAGTACGCAGGCTGAAAAAAAGTTCGTCGCTGCTGAATACAACTGCTTTATCGGTGAGCCTGGCGACGCCGTCGAGACGCTGTCTACTAGCCTTCGCTGACGGCAAGTAGCGCAAACGGGAATCCCGTTGGACGCAGGCTTTGACGACTTCTACGGATTCCTCGGCGGACAGATCAACTCTTGGCCTGGGGCCGGACGGGCGGCTCGCAGACAACAGAGGTGTCCGCAACACTCGTCCCAACCAAGGCGCCTTCACGGTTCCGGTCGGTCCCGTGAAGCACCCGCATGGATCACGGCTCACCTCTACGTCTCGACCTTCGACCGTCAGTGATAGCCCCTTGTAGTGCGTGACCTCTCGACCGACTCCGCACGTAGTATGCGACGGACGTGCCTCGCCTCTGGCCAGCTGCGCAGGGGAGGCGGCTACTGCTTGGCCGAGGAACGGATTCTACGCCACCGGGCGGCAAAGGCGGCGGCGCCAGCCAACACGCTGCACAGGCCCAAGCCCCTCGGCTCTGGGACCGCAGACAGGTCGGCCCGCCAAGCCTCAACCTGGCCTGCTGGGTTAGCGCTGTAGCCGACGACCACCTTGCCGTTGGCAGAGACGCCCGTCGTTCGTTGCAGACGTCAATCTGGGAGGTCGACGCCTTCTTGGTGTAGGGAAGCGGCCGGCCTTGGCAAGCTGTCGCCCGCGGTCGCTGCGGGTCCCATCTTACTTGCAAGGAAGCGGCCTGCGCCCTCGGGTCTCGGCCGGAGGCCCTGTGGGCTGTCAAGACGCTCGTGCAGGGGTAGGTCCCCCGAGGGGTCTCCCACCAAGGGCCACACGGATCTGGGCCCAAGGCTCTTTCCATGGTCGCCAACGGCCAAGTTCCTGTACCCCAGACACGCCTTATCCCTCTACTTCTAACTAGTAGACTATTAATAAGAGGACCCGGCGTATGCGGCGTGCACGGTAGGCGTGCATGGCGTGAACGGTAGCTACCGCCGCAGCAGCCTGGGGAGGACTAGCTGCGGCACATCAGCGGGCAGGGTTGCCGCAAGCCACCATTCGGCAGCCGCGTCGTTGCGGGTTGGGCGGCTAGTTGGCGCCCGCAATCACTCACGCTGAGCGTGGCCCGGCGCACCCCCGGCCCCCAGAGCCCCATCAGGGGCCCCCACGCGCCCTCTGTGGCGCAGTTGGGCCCTAGTGGGGCTGGGAGGGCGCTAGGCCGCCCCAACTCGCCTATGCGCGCGCAGCGCCCTCAGGGCGCACGTCCCATCGTCGGCCCCCGCTGTCCAGTCAGCGACGCCCCATTCAGGGAGACTGCTGCCTCGCGGCCCGCATCGCTGGTGGGTCGACCGCAGATCGGCAGCAAGGGAAGGGAGCTGCGGGCGTCGATTTTTTCTGTGGGTGAGGCTTCGTTGCGACAGCAACTCCAGAAGCCTCACTCTTCTGGATTCTGGAATATGGGTCACCGGTGGTACCTGGAAATGGACACTGGTGGTACTTGCTATTGCTCACTGGTGGTACCTGGTCGCGACGCAGTTGAATGGCGTTAGCCGGCCTCATCACGCGATACGGCCTTCGGGCGCCTCCGCCGCGTAGAGCCCCCCCCCCGAGATCCTCGGCGGCGCCCGGGGCGTCGCCCCCTACTCTGACCCCTGGGCGGTCGCGTCTGCTAGGAACCGGTCGCACTCTTGGCGGGTCGCTTCCGCGGTCTGGTTGATCAGCAGCAGCACCTCGTCCATGCGGGCGAGCAGCCTAGCGTGCCTGCTGGGTCGGAAGAGGAGGAAGCGTCTGACGCGTTGTAGGAGCTGGGGCATGGGAGGGCTCTTGGAGAAGGGGCTGGAGACGTGCCTGATTGTGGCTCAGCTGGGGTCCCGGTCCGATAGGAGCTGCGGCGGATTCTGGCGGGTTTAGGGATAAGCCGTGCGGAGCAGCCGGCCCCTTGGGCAGCCCAACGACGCATCGCGTCTGGCGGCTGCTGGGGGGAGCTGGGGGGCGAGAGAGCATCCACGCAGCGGCACGCGCGTCGGCATGTGGCATTGCCAGCCATTAGTCGCTGGGCGGACCCGTGCGAGCCGCAGTCGGGGCCAAGTCGCAGAGGTGTCCTTCCAGAAACCACACCTCCTGCAGTTCGGCCGAGTCCGTAGCCGCCCGGGGTGTGGCGCCGTCGAGCTCAGGCGACCAGTCGGCACTCCTACGACGGAGAGCTGCACCTCCGCGCGTGTGAGCAGGCGAGGATGGCCCAACCTGGGCGGATGGTTCGGTCGGGGAACTAGCCCAGCATGACACCGCCTTTGCACTCACCATGCTTCATCTGAGTGGCCTGGAGTGATACACCGCCGGAGCAGAATCGGCGAGGCAAGCATCGCGAGGTCCGTCGCAGAAGTGAGTTCAGGAACGGCCACGCTCTTCGGCTGACCGGCCGAGGGAATCACGGCACCAAATCCCGCCCGACAAGTCTGGCGCCGGTCCGCACGGATCAAGACTCTGCCGACTTCGTTGGGGGGCCGAAGTGGCTAGCGACCTACACCGGCGATGGCGTCATCTCGAAAGCGGCCTACCCCGAACTCGCTCGGGTCGTGAAGTCGCTGTGGGCGCCGGCGATTGATCTGAATGAACGGATCGGAGGTCGCTCTGCCGCCCCTTTCTACCGTGTGTCCCGACGCGTTCGGCATGGGCTATCGAGCCGCCCAAACGCTCGATCGGCTCATGAAGGGGTTGTCCATCGAGCAGGAGACCGTCCTGGGGCCCTGATTGAGGACATCGCAAGGCATTCGACAGAAGCCATTGCTATCAGCGACGCGGACCGGTCGGCTCACCGGCTTGGCGGATCTCGGTCGGCTCCGCTCGGCCGGGCAAGCCGCGCACCCACCGAGTGTAGGTGGTCCATCAGCGTCTGCTTCATGGCACGCGCACGCTCTGGTTGTTGCGGGGTCAAGTCGGATTGCTCGCTCGGGTCGTCGCGCAGGTTGTAAAGCTCGGTGTTCTGATTCTCGTAGAAGTACAGCAGCTTAGTGTCGCCGACGCGGATCGCCGAGTGCGGAGGGTTCACGGTGCGCATGCTGTTGGTGTCGACGCCGATCCCACGCACCAGCCCGTCGGCCCATTGCTCGGGGACATAGTAGGGGAAGTGCCAGTATAGTGGACGCTCGTGGAAGCTTTCGCCAGACTCTCCGCGTAGCAGCGGTACGATGCTGCGGCCATCGAGCGGCGTCCGGTCGTCGGTCTCTGCATCCGCGATCTCACACAGCGTCGGCAGCAGGTCGTAATTGATCACCGGGGCGTCGCACACCCCGCCGGGCTTGGTTACCCCCGGCCAACGCACCAGCATCGGCACGCGGATGCCCCCTTCATAGAGGTTCCACTTGCAGCCGCGCAGCGGCGCCATCGTGGAGAAATCTGGGTGCCCTCCGTTATCGGACGTGAGGAGCACCAGCGTGTTGTCGGACAACCCGCACGCATCGAGCGTGTCGAGCACTTGCCCCACGTAGTGGTCCGCAAGCTCGACAAACGCGGCGTAGCGCACGTGCGCATCGCTGGCGTCCGGGCCTAGCTTCTTTCGGTGCTTGCCGATCATCCACGCCGCGGACACGCGGACCGGGTCGTGCACGTAGTAGTGCGACAGGAACAAGAAAAACGGCTCGGCGCCGCTGCGTTGGCGTCGCAGGTATCCGACCGCCTCCTCCGTGAGTTGGTCGCGCGGGTACTCGCCGGCGGCGTACTCGGCGCCAGCCGCGGGGGGCCCCGCGTAGGGGTGCGAGCCTTGCTCGTCGATCGCCTCGTCGAACCCCTGCTGCGCCGGCCCGTGTGTCGGGCTCCAGCCCAGGTACCGCACGTGGTGCTGGTTCAGGTGCCATTTGCCCACCATCGCGGTGCGGTATCCGGCGCCTTGCAGGAGTTCCGCTACCGTTGTTGTTTCCAGCGGCAGGTTGCCCGGGAACGGCGGGGGCGTGAGCGGCCACGACGTCGAGACGCGGTCGTGCGGCCACTTGGTGACAAACTCGAACCGCGCGCGCGCCGGAGATTGCCCCGTCAACAACCCAACACGCGACGCGGAGCAGATCGCCGCGGACGCGTAGGCCCGGGTGAAGCACATCGAGCTGTTGCGGAGCCGATCGATGTTCGGGGTCTCGGCCCGCTCGCCAGCGGCGTAGCCCACGTCTTTCCACCCCATGTCGTCCATGAGGATCAGCACGATGTTGGGGCGGGCGATGTCCGCGGCAGCGGCCCGCAAAGCCGGCATGCTCACGCTCGCCGCGAGCGCCAAAGGGCAAAGCAGCCGCGCCCCCTGCGCCCATGGGCGGCCAGGGCGTGCGCGGCCAGATCGAGGGTTTATTTCCACGTGTATTGAACCTTACTCGATTGCTGGAAAAGACGCGGGTGGCCCGCGCGTGGCCGAGCCGAGACGCGGCTTATCCGCCGCGCGACCGGCCTCAAGACCGAACTTTCCGAATTCTTCGTTAAAGTTGTTGACATCGGAACTGTGCCAACCTAGATTGGATTCTACTGGAATTCCAGCTCCTTTGTCGGAAAATCTCTTCGAGGCGTGGCTCATGGCGACGGCCGATCTGACATCTCAAGCCTATCGTCATCTCCACCGTCGGTTGGTGTCGGGAGAACTCCCCGCCGGCACGGTGCTGTCGGAGAACAAGCTTGCTGCGGAGATGGGGATCAGCAGGACTCCGGTAGGGGACGCGGTTCGGCGGCTGGCCGCCGAGGGGCTTGTGGAGCAGGTGCCTCGCTACGGGACGATTGTGAAAACCATCTCCCTGCAAGACATCGAAGACGTGTACGAGCTGCGCGAGGCGATCGAACCTTACGCCGCACGCAAGGCGGCGAGCCGCGTCTCCGCGACGCAGCTCCAGCAGCTCGAGGTGCTGTGCAAAGCGATCGACGGGCTCTCGGCCCAGGTGGACGCGGGCGAGTGCGAGGAGCTAACTGGCGAGATGCTGAGGCGGTTCCTGGCCGCGGACCTGGCGTTCCACATGTTGATAGTCCACGCCGCCGCGAATACCCGAATCTTGTCAGTGGTGGAGAGTACACGCGTGGTGTCCCAAGTGTTTCGGATACGGCGGACACGCCACGATTCGGCGGTAGTGCACGCGGCGTGTAGCCACCACAGGAAGATACTGGCCGCCTTAGCGGACGGGGACGGCGACCGGGCCGCAGAGTGGATGCTCAAGCACATCAGCCGTTCGAAAGAAGAGACGCTGGCGTTCCACCAGCAGGCCACGGGGGAGCGGGTCCCGGTGAAGTCGGAGTTTTCACTGGAGCTCGGCGACGACATCCGAGCGGAGCTCGAGTGGCTTGAGCGAGACGACGCGGAGTAGGCGGAAGCGATCCGCCGGCGACGCGCCGAGATAGCGTAGGGCGTTGCAGCGGCTGCGGCCGCCACGCCTCTTGAGTGCACCTTGTTACTTATCTACTCGAACTGGAGGGCTAGTGATGCGATTCGACCTGTCTTCGTGTGCGCGACTGGGGAGGGGAGTCCTCGTGGCGTCTTCCCTAATCTGCGTTGCGACTGCTGGCGCCGAGGCGGCCCTGATCCGGCACTGGGCTCTGGACGAGGCGAACCTCACCGACCCAGGAAACAACACGTACGCCGGGATCATCGATTCCACCGGAAACAGCACCGGCGCTACATTGTTCGGCTACAACGCCGGCAAGGATATGGCCGCGCTCGGGGTGGTTAATGTCCCTGGTCCGACGGGCTTTGGAACGGCTTACAACTTTACCGAAGTGCCTGGCGAGAACGCCGGGATCTCCGGCGTGTTCACGAACAGCCTCGACGCGATCCCGGCGACGGGCGACTTCTCGCTGCAGGTCGTGATGAACTCTACGAACGTTGCGGGCAACTCGAACCTTTTCTCCAACAATAATGGCCAAGGGG from Pirellulimonas nuda includes:
- a CDS encoding sigma-70 family RNA polymerase sigma factor, yielding MGVFTLKPEHSKNQGRKEHEFAERLQQVHVRLYSYIHMIVQDMDEADDVLQQTSIVLWRKYDAFDATRDFFGWACGVARLEARNFLRKRRTHRLVLSDQLDELMVASLQQMSDGDRDARREALAGCVAKLSKMDRGLLEQCYSKSVAVRDIARSLQRSPQSVHNSLKRVRDLLQDCIRRSLSLESF
- a CDS encoding sulfatase, giving the protein MPALRAAAADIARPNIVLILMDDMGWKDVGYAAGERAETPNIDRLRNSSMCFTRAYASAAICSASRVGLLTGQSPARARFEFVTKWPHDRVSTSWPLTPPPFPGNLPLETTTVAELLQGAGYRTAMVGKWHLNQHHVRYLGWSPTHGPAQQGFDEAIDEQGSHPYAGPPAAGAEYAAGEYPRDQLTEEAVGYLRRQRSGAEPFFLFLSHYYVHDPVRVSAAWMIGKHRKKLGPDASDAHVRYAAFVELADHYVGQVLDTLDACGLSDNTLVLLTSDNGGHPDFSTMAPLRGCKWNLYEGGIRVPMLVRWPGVTKPGGVCDAPVINYDLLPTLCEIADAETDDRTPLDGRSIVPLLRGESGESFHERPLYWHFPYYVPEQWADGLVRGIGVDTNSMRTVNPPHSAIRVGDTKLLYFYENQNTELYNLRDDPSEQSDLTPQQPERARAMKQTLMDHLHSVGARLARPSGADRDPPSR
- a CDS encoding FecR domain-containing protein: MSHDPLNHDPDRLLLLADRFLSGEATPREVTDLEALLLSGPDARAEFIERVCVDEDIRFAMRARRANSRLIGDLLSLPTASVERAEPVAWERAAARASRPWVWLAALAAALTLAVWIPQWRAPSERVAAQIVREHPPKASPTASEDRADEPRTVDTIAVLYNHDHAVWSDGPQDLARGTTFGAGAKMNLASGLADVAFRSGAQLVIEGPAELELVSDMEVLLIAGRLSAKVPPDAIGFAVRTEEARILDLGTEFGVVARHGGGCDVVVFDGEVIVAPRGRPGQNQRLLAGAALRASATELVRADNELNPDSFTRRVATQGASQGARLVANFRRDFRSTQLDQRTPAPSWRFLWNARGPLGNPDHYQDLRWNGEWGYTTAGSGPFPAPPPAKSLCLRETGGHPGPDAKTAEVDRYDHGPVAAFTVPQSGDYAIVDSWLSRLDDRRFDEIIRDNEFGIDVVVHVDHHDPAFSGTGYDTNNLAFDVDLPGLESGDTIYVAIGPNSSSRYDSFAWNFSIVQLTPAE
- a CDS encoding LamG-like jellyroll fold domain-containing protein yields the protein MASSLICVATAGAEAALIRHWALDEANLTDPGNNTYAGIIDSTGNSTGATLFGYNAGKDMAALGVVNVPGPTGFGTAYNFTEVPGENAGISGVFTNSLDAIPATGDFSLQVVMNSTNVAGNSNLFSNNNGQGGRAGLQTDASGNLFWFHNGGVNITTTANVTDGAWHMVGIAREGTRFDLFVDGVIVGTGDSAGAISTAQSWMIGRQRSSGGGYNGLVADVKIYDSYQLPGALVPEPAGIALLGLAAAAMAAGSRRGRMVS
- a CDS encoding PEP-CTERM sorting domain-containing protein (PEP-CTERM proteins occur, often in large numbers, in the proteomes of bacteria that also encode an exosortase, a predicted intramembrane cysteine proteinase. The presence of a PEP-CTERM domain at a protein's C-terminus predicts cleavage within the sorting domain, followed by covalent anchoring to some some component of the (usually Gram-negative) cell surface. Many PEP-CTERM proteins exhibit an unusual sequence composition that includes large numbers of potential glycosylation sites. Expression of one such protein has been shown restore the ability of a bacterium to form floc, a type of biofilm.), translating into MKLLSCGLAAAICVVVMRPVHAAPILVEVDFSGAGGSAVGVIASSDAQFTVVDPAVTFGATAFSAVGGASGTSTWVYDATGAAAANPDLHTASTFGAPTRFDVDLAFAAAGATYTITSVEIDVRASNSAGTNWDFMYRKPDNTTAILPGGAITVQSGADPITTYSIDVTSENLTATDSATAWSASGTGKLRLGFYEATASGNDNFQVDAIRFIGTSSSAVPEPTAACLLGLSLAGAVLARRRLR
- a CDS encoding GntR family transcriptional regulator, with the translated sequence MSENLFEAWLMATADLTSQAYRHLHRRLVSGELPAGTVLSENKLAAEMGISRTPVGDAVRRLAAEGLVEQVPRYGTIVKTISLQDIEDVYELREAIEPYAARKAASRVSATQLQQLEVLCKAIDGLSAQVDAGECEELTGEMLRRFLAADLAFHMLIVHAAANTRILSVVESTRVVSQVFRIRRTRHDSAVVHAACSHHRKILAALADGDGDRAAEWMLKHISRSKEETLAFHQQATGERVPVKSEFSLELGDDIRAELEWLERDDAE
- a CDS encoding beta strand repeat-containing protein → MSICRHNLLLSVGIVLLISLSPRSASAVTVEWDGGDAGNLFSANANWVDEVAGFTDGDDVVFGALATGTATPDLAATVNSITFTDGADANITVNAANPAWKLGAGGVTVGADAAGTLMLAGQMQLLSASTTMTNNATVRFQLNQRIDDNGGSELVLTGGGGFAMNGGSPPNSAFSGGLTIVDSSLVVNATIPTDASFTRGPLGIGAVTLGTPGSTAASELRLASGAVAQRIVKNEINVTSGDGARILRSFNVNAFYNGPITGAGELTFADGLQILNNTNLDSTFNGRAILSNTALQVRANKAFGDTATIVQLGNVAATATGVLRPFLDVDGGAIVIDNPIEFYAGNLGVQGASTIASFSADFNGDITIKSAEQVDVIAQINTGVAQGATLNLGGDISGGDAASVVRFVGGQQTGAAGSLQAGSSAEVNLSGANTYLNSTQIDGAQFQGSDLLTVNLSGSLDNSNITITDNALMKGTGGTLAYNISGSTADLITVDGTLDITGLTLDLNIASPSQSSYVVADFAGGSLVGNAFANVIDLPVGASLSVSGTQITLDGLTVSAGTPGDYNNDGVVDAADYTVWRDNLNTSNALPNDGGLGAPVTSAYYDQWKNNFGQPASGAIAAGSAVPEPGTLALGVLVFLVCSTAVRPHRA